In Mycobacterium sp. Aquia_216, a genomic segment contains:
- the ctaC gene encoding aa3-type cytochrome oxidase subunit II, translated as MTPGGQFRSQRLSQGIFRPLALAGTLAILAVTLSGCSWQTVFALGWPEGITPQAHVNRELWIGAVIASLVVGVIVWGLIFWSAAFHRKKATDTELPRQFGYNMPLELVLTVTPFLVISVLFYFTVVVQEKMLHLDKNPEVVIDVTAFQWNWKFGYQRVNFKDGTLSYEGADDARKKAMVSKPEGKDEHGEERVGPVRGINTEDRTYLNFDKVETLGTPEEIPILVLPAGKRIEFQLNSADVIHAFWVPEFLFKRDVMAYPKQNNSVNVFQVEEITKTGAFVGHCAEMCGTYHSMMNFEVRVVEPNDFKAYLQQRIDGKTNAQALQAIAQAPLAVTTHPFETRRGELTQPVG; from the coding sequence GTGACACCCGGCGGGCAGTTCCGTTCGCAGCGTTTGTCGCAGGGCATATTTCGACCGCTGGCGCTGGCCGGGACGCTGGCGATACTGGCGGTCACCCTCAGCGGATGCAGCTGGCAAACGGTGTTTGCTCTGGGCTGGCCCGAGGGCATCACGCCGCAGGCGCACGTCAACCGCGAACTGTGGATCGGCGCGGTGATCGCTTCGCTGGTCGTCGGTGTGATCGTGTGGGGCCTGATCTTCTGGTCGGCGGCTTTCCACCGGAAGAAGGCCACCGACACCGAGCTCCCGCGCCAGTTCGGCTACAATATGCCGCTGGAGCTGGTGCTCACGGTGACGCCGTTCCTGGTCATCTCGGTGCTGTTCTACTTCACGGTTGTCGTCCAGGAGAAGATGCTGCACCTGGACAAGAACCCCGAGGTTGTGATTGACGTCACGGCCTTCCAGTGGAACTGGAAGTTCGGCTATCAGCGCGTCAACTTCAAGGACGGCACGCTGAGCTACGAGGGTGCCGACGACGCCCGCAAAAAGGCGATGGTCTCCAAGCCGGAGGGCAAAGACGAGCACGGCGAAGAGCGCGTCGGGCCGGTACGCGGAATCAACACCGAGGACCGGACCTACCTGAACTTCGACAAGGTCGAAACCCTGGGGACCCCCGAGGAAATTCCGATCCTGGTGCTGCCGGCCGGCAAGCGCATCGAATTCCAATTGAATTCAGCTGATGTCATCCACGCTTTCTGGGTACCGGAATTCCTCTTCAAGCGCGATGTGATGGCGTACCCGAAGCAAAACAACTCTGTCAACGTGTTCCAGGTCGAAGAGATCACCAAGACCGGGGCATTTGTCGGGCACTGCGCGGAGATGTGCGGCACGTATCACTCGATGATGAACTTCGAGGTCCGAGTGGTTGAGCCCAATGACTTCAAGGCCTATTTGCAGCAACGGATCGACGGAAAGACGAACGCCCAAGCGTTGCAGGCGATCGCCCAGGCCCCGCTAGCGGTGACCACCCATCCGTTCGAGACCCGCCGCGGCGAACTGACCCAACCAGTAGGTTAG